One stretch of Geoalkalibacter ferrihydriticus DSM 17813 DNA includes these proteins:
- the fdnG gene encoding formate dehydrogenase-N subunit alpha has product MKLNRRGFLKVSGGAVGASVLGIGLKPAEAYAQPLAIQYARETTTICPYCSVGCGLIVHNQGGTIINTEGDPDHPINRGTLCPKGSSVYQLHHNKARVREPMYRGKGEREWRKVSWDWAFDQIARRVKSTRDASFMETNEKGETVNRTDAIASIGSAALDNEECYLYQKFLRGLGLVYIEHQARIUHSATVASLAATFGRGAMTNHWIDLRNADVILMMGANPAENHPISFKYVLEAKDRGATLISVDPRFTRTSSKADIYAALRSGTDIPFLGGMIHYILENQLFQDEYVRLYTNASFLVREDFKMPGELDGLFSGYNAESRSYDKSAWSFQRNEDGTPKTDPTMQDPNCVFQLMRKHYARYTPEVVSDITGTPQDKLLAVYEAYAATGKRDKVATIMYAMGWTQHTVGTQNIRTMAMIQLLLGNIGLAGGGVNALRGESNVQGSTDYGLLFHILPGYLPTPTANLPDLESYIKRHTPATSDPKSANWWGNRGKYITSLMRAYYDHSLGAEQGFGYDYMPKLDAGQNGSWLMLFDRMFEGGIKGFFAWGQNPACSGSDSNKVRTALSKLDWMVTANLFDNETASFWKGPGVNPAEIDTEVFFLPAAAFFEKEGSVTNSGRLAQWRYEGAKPVGNSKPDGDMINELYFRIRQLYATEGGAFPDPILNLSWNYGFKLPNGYIPHIDPHVIAKEINGYFVEDKEIGGRLYKKGEQVPSFALLQDDGSTSSGNWLYCNSYTEQGNMMARRGQKDPSGIGLHPEWAWCWPVNRRIIYNRASVDGQGRPWDPKRPVIWWTGNAWAGDVPDGGWRPMDDSAGKKPFIMTADGVANLFAPGLNDGPFPEHYEALECPLDKNPFHNQRINPTIRLFPKDEYFSCDTRYPYVASTYRVTEHWQTGVMTRNTPWLMEMQPQNFVELSVELGREKGIKNGDWCVVSSGRGKVEAVAVVTPRFKPFKVQNMTIHQVGLPYHYGWHSPKSGDSANLLTPTIGDANTMIPETKAFMVNVEKKRG; this is encoded by the coding sequence ATGAAGCTGAATAGACGCGGTTTCCTCAAAGTTTCGGGCGGCGCGGTAGGCGCCTCCGTTCTGGGCATCGGTCTGAAACCCGCCGAAGCCTATGCCCAACCCCTGGCGATTCAGTACGCCCGGGAAACAACCACCATCTGCCCCTATTGCTCGGTGGGCTGCGGCCTCATCGTGCACAACCAGGGCGGAACGATCATCAACACCGAGGGCGATCCGGATCACCCCATCAATCGCGGAACCCTGTGCCCCAAGGGCTCGTCGGTGTATCAACTGCACCACAACAAAGCCCGTGTCAGAGAGCCCATGTATCGCGGCAAGGGCGAGCGTGAGTGGCGCAAGGTTTCCTGGGACTGGGCCTTCGACCAGATTGCGCGGCGCGTCAAGAGCACCCGCGACGCAAGTTTCATGGAGACGAATGAAAAAGGCGAGACGGTCAACCGCACCGACGCCATCGCCTCCATCGGCAGCGCTGCCCTGGACAATGAGGAATGCTACCTTTATCAAAAATTTCTGCGCGGCCTGGGACTGGTTTACATCGAACACCAGGCACGTATATGACACTCCGCCACGGTTGCCAGTTTGGCAGCCACCTTCGGCCGCGGCGCCATGACCAATCACTGGATCGACCTCCGCAACGCGGACGTGATCCTTATGATGGGCGCCAACCCCGCTGAAAACCACCCCATCTCCTTTAAATACGTTCTCGAAGCCAAGGATCGCGGCGCCACCCTGATCAGCGTCGATCCGCGCTTCACCCGCACATCGTCCAAAGCCGACATCTACGCCGCCCTGCGTTCGGGCACCGACATCCCCTTTCTCGGCGGGATGATCCACTACATCCTTGAAAACCAGTTGTTCCAGGACGAATACGTACGGCTCTATACCAACGCCTCCTTCCTGGTACGCGAAGACTTCAAGATGCCCGGGGAACTCGACGGCCTGTTCTCGGGCTACAATGCCGAGAGCCGCAGCTACGACAAATCGGCCTGGTCGTTTCAGCGCAATGAAGACGGCACTCCCAAGACCGATCCGACCATGCAGGATCCCAATTGTGTTTTCCAACTGATGCGCAAGCACTACGCGCGCTACACCCCTGAGGTGGTCTCCGATATCACCGGCACCCCCCAGGACAAACTGCTGGCGGTTTATGAAGCCTACGCCGCCACGGGCAAGCGCGACAAGGTGGCGACGATCATGTACGCCATGGGCTGGACCCAGCATACCGTGGGCACCCAGAACATTCGCACCATGGCCATGATTCAGTTGCTGCTCGGCAATATCGGCCTGGCCGGCGGCGGGGTCAACGCCCTGCGCGGCGAATCCAACGTCCAGGGCTCAACCGATTATGGCCTGCTCTTCCACATCCTGCCCGGCTACCTGCCGACGCCGACGGCGAATCTGCCCGATCTGGAGAGCTACATCAAGCGTCACACCCCCGCGACCAGCGACCCCAAAAGCGCCAACTGGTGGGGCAATCGCGGCAAGTACATCACCTCGCTGATGCGCGCCTACTACGATCACAGCCTGGGCGCAGAACAGGGCTTCGGCTACGACTACATGCCCAAGCTCGACGCCGGGCAGAATGGCTCCTGGCTGATGCTCTTCGATCGCATGTTCGAGGGCGGCATCAAGGGCTTCTTCGCCTGGGGCCAGAACCCCGCCTGCTCGGGCTCCGATTCGAACAAGGTTCGAACAGCTCTGAGCAAGCTCGACTGGATGGTGACCGCCAACCTGTTCGACAACGAAACCGCCTCCTTCTGGAAGGGCCCGGGCGTCAACCCGGCCGAAATCGACACCGAAGTGTTCTTTCTGCCGGCGGCCGCCTTCTTCGAGAAAGAGGGCTCGGTCACCAACTCGGGACGCCTGGCGCAGTGGCGCTACGAAGGCGCCAAGCCGGTGGGTAATTCCAAACCTGACGGCGATATGATCAATGAGCTGTATTTCCGCATCCGGCAGCTATATGCCACCGAGGGCGGCGCATTCCCCGATCCGATTCTCAACCTCTCCTGGAATTACGGCTTCAAGCTGCCTAACGGCTACATCCCGCACATCGACCCCCATGTCATTGCCAAGGAGATCAACGGGTACTTCGTCGAGGACAAGGAAATCGGCGGACGCCTCTACAAAAAAGGCGAACAGGTCCCGAGCTTTGCCCTGTTGCAGGACGACGGCTCGACATCCTCGGGCAACTGGCTGTACTGCAACAGCTATACCGAGCAGGGCAACATGATGGCGCGGCGTGGGCAAAAGGATCCCAGCGGCATCGGCCTGCACCCCGAGTGGGCCTGGTGCTGGCCGGTCAACCGGCGTATCATCTACAATCGCGCCTCCGTCGACGGCCAGGGACGTCCCTGGGATCCCAAACGGCCGGTCATCTGGTGGACGGGCAATGCCTGGGCGGGCGACGTGCCCGATGGCGGCTGGCGGCCCATGGACGACAGCGCCGGCAAAAAGCCCTTCATCATGACCGCCGACGGGGTCGCCAATCTCTTTGCTCCCGGCTTGAACGACGGGCCGTTCCCGGAGCATTACGAGGCCCTGGAGTGCCCCCTGGACAAAAACCCGTTCCACAACCAGCGCATCAACCCGACCATCCGTCTGTTCCCGAAGGATGAATACTTCAGCTGCGATACGCGCTATCCCTATGTGGCCAGCACCTATCGCGTAACGGAACACTGGCAGACCGGGGTCATGACGCGCAACACCCCCTGGCTGATGGAAATGCAGCCGCAGAACTTCGTCGAGTTGAGTGTGGAACTTGGTCGGGAAAAAGGCATCAAGAACGGCGACTGGTGCGTGGTCTCCTCAGGGCGCGGCAAGGTCGAAGCCGTGGCTGTCGTTACCCCGCGCTTCAAACCCTTCAAGGTGCAGAACATGACCATCCACCAGGTCGGGCTGCCTTATCATTACGGCTGGCATTCACCCAAATCCGGGGACAGCGCCAACCTGCTGACGCCGACCATCGGCGATGCCAACACCATGATTCCGGAAACCAAGGCGTTCATGGTCAATGTCGAGAAGAAAAGGGGGTAA
- a CDS encoding sigma-54-dependent transcriptional regulator, producing the protein MTRRIYICDDEEGMLRYLSKTVSDWGFDVRTFASALELLAVLEKEEEQSGVLLLDIRMPEMDGLAVLARVREKYPELGVVMMTGYGTIDSAVDAIKQGAFDYLTKPFPEERLETVLGRCFERQQLVAENRALKKDLQSRLAPGEIIYRSRRFREVHDMALRVAESDVCVLLLGESGTGKELVAAAIHYASPRTERRFLAINCAALTETLLESQLFGHVRGAFTGAAQNQKGLLEEADGGTLFLDEVGELSPGLQAKLLRVLQEGEFIPVGSTRAKRVDVRFVAATNKDLEEMVAAGTFREDLFYRLNVFALQLPPLRERPEDVEILARHFLERAAIRLGRNFEGIAPQALEALRNYSWPGNVRELQNVIERGTILARGPYIGPEDLPLQLSRPKSLDKCEDGTEPLTLRDAERLQVARILSRTGWNKSRAARMLDITRRTLDRKIQDYDLSLDKP; encoded by the coding sequence ATGACACGACGAATTTATATCTGCGACGACGAAGAAGGGATGCTGCGCTATCTGAGCAAAACCGTGTCGGACTGGGGCTTCGATGTGAGAACCTTCGCCTCGGCACTGGAGTTGCTCGCGGTTCTGGAAAAAGAGGAAGAGCAGAGTGGAGTGCTGCTGCTCGATATTCGCATGCCCGAGATGGATGGATTGGCGGTCCTGGCACGGGTTCGCGAGAAATATCCGGAGCTTGGTGTGGTCATGATGACCGGCTACGGCACCATCGATTCGGCGGTGGACGCCATCAAGCAGGGTGCCTTCGACTACCTCACCAAGCCCTTTCCTGAAGAACGCCTGGAAACGGTCCTCGGGCGCTGTTTCGAGCGTCAGCAATTGGTGGCGGAAAACCGCGCCCTGAAAAAGGATCTGCAAAGTCGCCTGGCGCCTGGAGAGATCATCTATCGCAGCCGCCGCTTCCGTGAGGTGCACGATATGGCGCTGCGCGTGGCCGAGAGCGACGTGTGCGTTCTGCTTTTGGGAGAAAGCGGCACCGGCAAGGAACTGGTCGCGGCCGCCATTCATTACGCCAGCCCGCGCACCGAGCGGCGTTTTCTTGCCATTAACTGCGCGGCGCTGACGGAAACTTTGCTCGAGAGCCAGCTTTTCGGTCATGTGCGCGGGGCCTTTACCGGCGCGGCACAAAACCAGAAAGGTCTTCTGGAAGAGGCTGATGGGGGCACGCTGTTTTTGGACGAAGTCGGCGAATTGAGTCCCGGCCTGCAAGCCAAGCTGCTGCGGGTATTACAGGAAGGGGAATTTATCCCTGTCGGGTCGACCCGTGCCAAGCGCGTCGATGTACGCTTTGTCGCCGCGACCAACAAAGATCTTGAAGAAATGGTGGCTGCGGGAACCTTTCGCGAAGATCTCTTTTATCGCCTCAATGTGTTTGCCCTGCAGTTGCCTCCCTTGCGCGAGCGTCCCGAAGACGTGGAAATCCTGGCCCGGCATTTCCTGGAACGCGCCGCCATACGCCTGGGGCGCAATTTTGAAGGTATTGCTCCGCAGGCCCTGGAAGCCCTGCGCAATTACTCCTGGCCGGGCAATGTGCGCGAATTGCAGAATGTTATCGAGCGCGGAACCATTCTCGCTCGGGGACCCTATATCGGGCCCGAGGATCTGCCCTTGCAACTCAGCCGTCCGAAAAGTTTGGATAAGTGCGAGGACGGCACGGAGCCTTTGACCCTGCGCGATGCCGAGCGTCTGCAGGTCGCACGGATTTTAAGCCGCACGGGTTGGAACAAGAGTCGCGCCGCCCGCATGCTCGACATTACCCGCCGCACCCTGGATCGTAAAATCCAAGATTACGATCTGTCGCTCGACAAGCCATAA
- a CDS encoding ABC transporter substrate-binding protein produces MLRVRVILLLILLLPVQSVYAADILLGMSTALTGPTAELGTAMRDGVLLGLERINRDGGVDGRKLRLVVLDDGYEPARTAPNMRRLIEEKQVLAIIGNVGTPTAIASLPVIREHRVLFFAPFTGAGVLRQTPPERYVINLRAGYTEEIDAMVDALVRHGGLQPEDIAFFTQRDGYGDSGYVSGFSALRRHGLADERQVLHVRYPRNTLAVENALADVLLAEKTPRAIIMVGAYDPCAKFVRLAREAGLESLFLSVSFVGGDFLAEALGPGVEGVVVTQVVPHPRDRSLRVVDDYLSDLHSLAPELSPTFAAMEGYLAARLLGLGLARVQGVPSRESLIDALETLGRIDLGLGRPLQLGPQRHQASDQVWPTLLRQGRLMPMDWPQIADLVPERP; encoded by the coding sequence ATGCTTCGTGTCCGCGTCATTTTGCTGCTGATACTGCTCTTGCCGGTCCAAAGTGTTTACGCCGCGGACATTTTGCTCGGCATGTCCACCGCCCTGACCGGGCCCACTGCCGAACTGGGCACCGCCATGCGCGACGGCGTGCTGCTGGGACTCGAGCGCATCAATCGCGACGGCGGCGTCGATGGTCGAAAACTGCGCCTGGTGGTTCTTGACGACGGGTATGAGCCTGCGCGCACGGCGCCCAACATGCGGCGGCTTATCGAAGAAAAACAGGTGCTGGCGATCATCGGCAACGTGGGAACGCCCACCGCCATCGCCTCGCTGCCGGTGATTCGCGAGCACCGGGTGTTGTTCTTTGCGCCCTTTACCGGCGCCGGCGTGCTGCGTCAGACCCCCCCCGAACGCTACGTCATCAATTTGCGCGCCGGCTACACCGAGGAAATCGATGCCATGGTCGATGCACTGGTGCGCCACGGCGGGTTGCAACCGGAGGATATCGCCTTTTTCACCCAGCGCGACGGTTATGGAGATTCCGGATACGTTTCAGGTTTTTCAGCCCTGCGTCGTCATGGTCTTGCCGATGAGCGCCAGGTTCTGCATGTTCGTTATCCGCGCAACACCCTGGCGGTGGAAAACGCCTTGGCCGATGTTCTGCTTGCCGAAAAAACGCCGCGCGCCATCATCATGGTCGGCGCCTATGACCCCTGCGCAAAGTTTGTGCGCCTGGCCCGCGAAGCCGGGCTCGAATCCCTGTTTCTGAGCGTCTCGTTTGTCGGCGGAGATTTTTTGGCCGAAGCGTTGGGACCTGGGGTTGAAGGCGTGGTGGTGACCCAGGTGGTTCCTCACCCACGGGATCGCAGCCTGAGGGTTGTGGATGATTACCTGAGCGACCTGCACAGCCTGGCTCCCGAACTTTCACCGACCTTTGCGGCCATGGAAGGTTATCTGGCGGCGCGATTGTTGGGACTGGGCCTGGCGCGGGTGCAGGGCGTGCCGAGCCGCGAGAGCTTGATCGATGCCCTGGAGACTCTGGGGCGTATTGATCTGGGATTGGGGCGCCCTTTGCAACTCGGCCCCCAGCGTCACCAGGCCAGTGACCAGGTGTGGCCCACCCTTCTGCGCCAGGGCCGTCTGATGCCTATGGATTGGCCGCAAATCGCCGACTTGGTTCCGGAGCGCCCCTGA
- a CDS encoding two-component system sensor histidine kinase NtrB — MSGDHRRTVLLLVWTLVSIGLLSGALTNGLVGWTLLTLNRERIQMFEQDRQLVQSAERLQRLGQDARSDISLLLQGNLVRTEEFSADEFTAIARTLANEFVEHSGARTFDDLHAAGRDLADLRSQAMAWVMRYIPVAADQREKRTLGQMRLLLEEMRAAAETLEGRQRLEEAKVLRRWRQADARHSAALAQEFLEMQADLRSRIVKEVRTELAELSRLVETLAGEDQLDHLADLRDNQLKPVLDRLEQQLLWLAQDDVDAAGLAPGQVLALRDGLFGRGHQVLAEYQTIRLGEGGLFRLSADALLLRQEREGLQERAQELFARIEQIHPVMAELASLRSRTVTRQAEESLMRGLSNLMLLSVLVMGGFLGLGWLISRRVGNQVRIMGRLRRHNELILNSAGEGILGLDRTGRASFINPAGARLLGSPADEIIGGDHRRIFYRSPDGQTPPCATPGLLNQVLQDGAVIRDEDHLFLRPDGSAFSGEYTATPIHNERGLIEGAVVTFVDITARKQADAALKKTLAELDDLNRSLEVKVVERTQALEEKNRELLRTQEELVRKEKLAAIGSLASGVAHEINNPAAIIRGNVEILRRRLKDEDAGREEVLEILKHTERISRITQSLLLFAREQNLPPAAREDVEINALLDDILAQASHQVSFAGIEVVRSFAADLPLLAADREKLRQVFTNLVLNAVQAMENGGILRVTTGCDASRLEVRVADSGPGIAPEVRAMIFNPFFTTKKTGTGLGLAVSYGIVQALGGALDVDSEPGRGATFTVHLPMITKSH; from the coding sequence ATGTCCGGCGATCATCGTCGCACCGTACTGTTGCTGGTCTGGACCCTGGTGTCCATCGGCTTGCTTTCAGGCGCTCTGACCAACGGTCTGGTCGGCTGGACGCTGCTGACCTTGAATCGCGAGCGGATCCAGATGTTCGAGCAGGACCGTCAACTGGTCCAGTCTGCCGAGCGCCTACAGCGTTTGGGACAGGACGCGCGCAGCGACATCAGCCTGCTGCTGCAGGGAAATCTGGTGCGCACTGAGGAGTTTTCAGCCGACGAATTCACCGCGATTGCCCGCACTCTGGCCAACGAGTTCGTTGAGCATTCCGGCGCCCGAACCTTTGATGATCTGCACGCCGCGGGGCGCGACCTTGCCGATTTGCGCTCCCAGGCGATGGCCTGGGTGATGCGCTATATTCCGGTCGCCGCCGACCAGCGCGAAAAGCGCACCCTTGGGCAGATGCGTTTGCTTCTCGAAGAAATGCGCGCCGCGGCGGAGACCCTCGAAGGTCGTCAGCGGTTGGAGGAAGCCAAGGTCTTGAGACGCTGGCGGCAGGCCGATGCCCGCCATTCCGCGGCCCTGGCGCAGGAATTTCTCGAAATGCAGGCCGATCTGCGCTCGCGCATCGTCAAGGAAGTTCGCACCGAACTGGCTGAACTATCGCGGCTGGTGGAAACCCTGGCGGGAGAGGATCAGCTCGATCACCTCGCCGATCTACGTGATAATCAGCTCAAGCCGGTCCTCGATCGTCTCGAACAGCAACTCCTCTGGCTGGCGCAGGACGATGTGGATGCCGCCGGGTTGGCGCCGGGGCAGGTGCTTGCTTTGCGCGATGGTCTCTTCGGGCGTGGTCATCAGGTCCTCGCTGAATACCAGACCATTCGCCTCGGCGAGGGCGGGCTGTTCCGTCTCAGTGCCGATGCCCTCCTTCTGCGCCAAGAGCGCGAAGGGCTACAGGAACGCGCGCAGGAACTCTTCGCCCGCATTGAACAGATACATCCCGTGATGGCTGAACTGGCCAGTCTGCGGAGCCGGACGGTGACCCGCCAGGCCGAGGAGAGTCTGATGCGCGGACTGAGCAATCTGATGCTGCTCAGCGTTTTGGTCATGGGCGGCTTTCTTGGCCTGGGTTGGCTGATTTCACGCCGGGTGGGAAATCAGGTCAGGATTATGGGCCGGTTGCGACGGCACAACGAGCTGATTCTCAACTCGGCAGGGGAGGGCATTCTCGGGCTGGATCGCACCGGGCGGGCCTCCTTCATCAATCCCGCCGGTGCGCGCCTACTCGGCTCCCCTGCCGATGAAATCATCGGCGGTGATCATCGCCGCATCTTTTATCGGTCGCCCGACGGGCAGACTCCTCCCTGTGCCACACCCGGCCTTTTGAATCAGGTTCTGCAGGATGGTGCGGTGATACGAGACGAGGACCATTTGTTTTTGCGACCCGATGGGAGCGCTTTTTCCGGCGAATACACCGCCACGCCCATTCACAACGAGCGGGGGCTGATCGAAGGAGCGGTGGTGACATTTGTCGATATCACTGCGCGTAAGCAGGCCGATGCCGCCCTCAAAAAAACCCTCGCGGAACTTGATGACCTCAACCGCAGCCTCGAGGTCAAGGTGGTCGAGCGCACCCAGGCGCTGGAAGAAAAGAACCGTGAACTGCTGCGCACCCAGGAAGAGCTGGTGCGCAAGGAGAAGCTGGCTGCCATCGGCTCCCTGGCTTCCGGCGTCGCCCATGAAATCAATAACCCCGCGGCCATCATCCGTGGCAATGTTGAAATTCTTCGCCGTCGTCTCAAAGACGAAGATGCCGGGCGCGAAGAGGTTTTGGAAATCCTCAAGCACACCGAGCGTATTTCACGCATTACTCAGAGCCTGTTGCTCTTTGCGCGCGAGCAGAATCTTCCCCCCGCGGCGCGCGAAGATGTCGAGATCAATGCCCTGCTCGACGACATTCTCGCCCAGGCCTCGCATCAGGTCAGTTTTGCCGGAATCGAGGTGGTGCGCAGCTTTGCCGCCGATCTTCCCCTTCTGGCAGCCGACCGGGAAAAATTGCGCCAGGTGTTTACCAACCTTGTGCTCAATGCGGTGCAAGCCATGGAGAACGGCGGGATTCTGCGTGTCACCACCGGTTGCGACGCGAGTCGTCTTGAGGTGCGGGTCGCGGATAGCGGGCCGGGGATTGCTCCCGAGGTGCGTGCAATGATCTTCAATCCCTTCTTTACCACCAAAAAGACAGGTACGGGGCTTGGACTTGCGGTTTCTTACGGCATCGTACAGGCTCTTGGCGGAGCCTTGGATGTAGATAGCGAACCCGGCCGGGGCGCCACTTTCACCGTGCACCTGCCGATGATCACGAAATCGCACTGA
- the nrfD gene encoding NrfD/PsrC family molybdoenzyme membrane anchor subunit: MTAAKSVINEIQGYHRFIKFLIFLVALAAVGGAIRFIFGLGATTNLNDTYPWGLWISFDVVTAVPLAAGAFTVGVVAHVFRIEKLEPLVRPAIVTGFLGYSLVCVGLLLDLGQPQRGVYVLFPWNWNVHSPMFEVSMCVMAYTTVLFLEFLHPVSERFGWHIPLRLLRNLQVPFAILAAMISTLHQSTLGTFFLIAVDKLHALWYTPLLPLQFWLSAIFTGLCIVMLEASLCHRYMNQPDESKLLATLTRIVPWVMGAYMIAKFVPLIAAPQGPLFDRPVLTTLFVVEITVGLLLPFWMFLQSRIRTDKSMQLRAAGLVIFGLVLNRFNVSMFAMIQPGQQIYVPNILESVVTIGIIAAHILFFVLIAKYFPIFEHHPETVDYSIPDRFHKIERAEESQAVEPQSTSRTKPIPVVDPQ; encoded by the coding sequence ATGACCGCCGCCAAATCCGTCATTAATGAAATACAGGGCTATCACCGCTTCATCAAATTTCTCATTTTCCTCGTCGCTCTGGCTGCGGTGGGTGGTGCGATCCGTTTCATCTTCGGCCTCGGCGCCACCACCAATCTCAACGACACCTACCCTTGGGGCCTGTGGATTTCCTTTGACGTGGTCACGGCCGTGCCCTTGGCGGCCGGTGCTTTCACCGTCGGCGTCGTAGCCCATGTGTTCCGCATCGAAAAGCTCGAACCCCTGGTGCGGCCGGCCATCGTCACCGGTTTCCTCGGCTATTCGCTGGTGTGTGTCGGACTGCTCCTCGATCTGGGTCAGCCGCAACGCGGCGTCTATGTTCTCTTCCCCTGGAACTGGAACGTGCATTCACCCATGTTCGAAGTCTCCATGTGCGTCATGGCCTACACCACGGTGCTGTTTCTCGAGTTTCTGCATCCAGTGTCGGAGCGTTTCGGCTGGCATATTCCCCTGCGCCTGCTGCGCAACCTGCAGGTGCCTTTTGCGATTCTCGCGGCGATGATTTCGACCCTGCATCAGTCGACCCTGGGCACCTTCTTCCTCATCGCGGTGGATAAGCTGCATGCCCTCTGGTACACGCCGCTGCTGCCCCTGCAATTCTGGCTCTCGGCGATCTTCACCGGCTTGTGCATCGTCATGCTCGAAGCCAGCCTCTGCCACCGCTACATGAACCAGCCTGATGAATCCAAGCTGCTGGCGACCTTGACGCGTATCGTACCCTGGGTCATGGGCGCCTACATGATCGCCAAATTCGTGCCCCTTATTGCCGCGCCCCAGGGGCCGCTCTTTGATCGCCCGGTCCTGACCACTCTGTTCGTGGTCGAGATCACCGTCGGCCTGCTGCTGCCTTTCTGGATGTTTCTCCAGAGCCGCATCCGCACCGACAAATCCATGCAGTTGCGCGCCGCCGGTCTGGTCATCTTCGGCCTGGTGCTCAACCGCTTCAATGTGTCCATGTTCGCCATGATCCAACCGGGCCAGCAGATATATGTCCCCAACATCCTTGAATCGGTGGTGACCATCGGCATCATCGCCGCGCACATTTTGTTCTTCGTGCTCATTGCCAAATACTTCCCGATCTTCGAGCATCATCCGGAAACCGTCGACTACTCCATTCCCGACCGCTTCCACAAGATCGAGAGGGCCGAAGAATCACAGGCCGTCGAGCCACAGTCTACATCTCGGACTAAACCGATCCCCGTGGTGGATCCGCAGTAA
- a CDS encoding 4Fe-4S dicluster domain-containing protein, with the protein MSAQKDFSRNKAFLIDLTKCTGCRGCQVACKQWNQLKAEETTFFTGEGYENPPAMSEFTFTRIKFRDYERNGQNEFAFYKEMCMHCNDAACVSVCPVAAFVKTPEGPVIYKDKTCIGCRFCMIACPFGVPTYEWSKAFPLVRKCTGCYSRVKEGLEPACVTTCPTAITYGPRDEMIKEAERRLAAFPDRYLQKVYGKDEAGGTCVIYLTALPFDELGFKPVTMRALPSYTWQALRLVPGVFIGVGATLSAVSWFQHRKERVKKEQAGMLSAMFQHPEEQKESAQKGTEADLPARGKASADAKEDQHS; encoded by the coding sequence ATGAGTGCACAAAAAGATTTCAGCCGCAACAAGGCATTTCTCATCGACCTGACCAAATGCACCGGCTGCCGCGGCTGCCAGGTGGCATGTAAGCAGTGGAACCAATTAAAGGCTGAAGAGACCACCTTCTTTACCGGCGAGGGCTACGAGAACCCCCCCGCTATGAGCGAATTCACTTTCACCCGCATCAAATTCCGCGACTATGAGCGCAACGGGCAGAACGAATTCGCCTTCTACAAAGAAATGTGCATGCACTGCAACGATGCGGCCTGCGTCTCGGTATGCCCCGTCGCCGCCTTCGTCAAGACCCCCGAAGGCCCGGTCATTTACAAGGACAAGACCTGCATCGGCTGCCGTTTCTGCATGATCGCCTGCCCCTTCGGCGTGCCGACTTACGAATGGAGCAAGGCCTTTCCCCTGGTGCGCAAGTGCACCGGCTGTTACAGCCGCGTCAAGGAAGGCCTCGAACCGGCCTGCGTGACCACCTGCCCCACGGCCATCACCTACGGCCCGCGCGACGAGATGATCAAGGAGGCCGAGCGGCGTTTGGCCGCTTTTCCGGACCGTTACCTGCAGAAGGTCTACGGCAAGGACGAGGCCGGCGGCACCTGCGTCATTTACCTCACGGCGCTACCCTTCGATGAACTCGGCTTCAAACCGGTGACCATGCGCGCCCTGCCCTCCTACACCTGGCAGGCCCTGCGTCTGGTTCCGGGGGTGTTCATCGGCGTAGGAGCCACTCTCTCGGCCGTCTCCTGGTTCCAGCACCGCAAAGAGCGGGTGAAAAAGGAACAGGCGGGCATGCTTTCAGCCATGTTTCAGCATCCCGAAGAGCAGAAAGAAAGCGCGCAAAAAGGAACGGAAGCAGATCTCCCCGCACGCGGGAAGGCTTCCGCAGATGCCAAGGAGGATCAGCACTCATGA